Within Bacteroidales bacterium, the genomic segment CATTGATTTGAAATCGCTACCGTCAAATATTAATACATATAGAGATGAATATTGGCCCTCGTTCACAGTCGATAATAAACAGTTTTTTTATACACTTAAAGTAGAGATGGGCTATAATAGATTTAATGAAGAGATATGGACTTGTGATTTAACTGATGGCATATATAATGATCCAAAACCTGTTGGTTACCCAGTAAATACTGAATTTAATGAGGGTGCTTCATTTGTAAGCCCAGACGGAAGATATATACTATTTACAGGTTGTAACAGGAATGATGGATTTGGAAGTTGTGATATTTATATGACTGTACTTAATGACGGAGAATGGCTAAAACCAAAAAACCTTGGACCTGTAGTCAATAGCCGTCATTGGGAGTCCCGACCAGTTATAAGCTCCGATGGAACACAGCTATATTTTGCAAGTAATCGTCCTGGAGGATTTGGAAAATCAGATATTTACAGATGCGATCTCAAAGGATATGATAAAGATGGTTTTCCTGTTTGGGGAAAACCTGTAAACCTTGGTCCAAACATAAATACCGAAGGTGATGAAATGTCGCCATTTATTCATCCCGACAACGTAACACTCTATTTTTCATCGAACTATTATCCAGGCATGGGAAGGTTTGATCTATACAAATCCGAGTTTGTTGAAGGGAAGTGGACAAAACCTGTTAATTTAGGATACCCTATAAATACCCACGGTGACGAAATAGGAATATTTGTGCAGGCAGACGGCAAAACCGCTTTTATCGATAAAGAAGTTGGCGATAGAAGGCAGCAAGATATTTTTTATTTCGAATTGCCCGAGCCAGCACAGGCAGGAATGGTAACGTATGTTAAAGGCAAGGTAATCGATAAGGAAACCAAAAAGGCTTTGTCAGCGGTTATTGATATGAATGATTTTGATTTGCCAGATTCTATACTTACGGTTACATCTAATTCTAATGGTGAGTTTTTAATAGCGTTAGTTGCCGGTAAAAAATATGGTTTAACGGTCGATAGAGAATCATATATGTTTTATTCAGGTCACTTTGTGGTAGAGAAAAAAGATATCGAAGCATATGAGATTTTAGTTGAACTTGAGCCAATAAAGATTGGAAGCAAAACCATATTGAATAATGTTTTTTATAAGACTGACAGTTACGAGTTATCTCCAGTGTCAAAAACAGAACTCAATAAGGTAGTTAGGCTGTTGAAACAAAATCCGACAGTAAAGGTCGAAATTAGCGGTCATACAGATAATGTGGGAACTGAAGTTTACAATCAAAAACTATCTGAGAACCGAGCCAAAAGCGTATATCAATATATCAGCGAAGCAGGTATTTCGGAAGACAGACTATCATTTAAAGGGTATGGGCAAAAAAGAAATATTGCATCAAACGCTGATGAGCATGGTAGGGCAAAAAACAGAAGAACCGAAATAGAAATTGTAGAAAAATAGAGATATTAATTAAACATATTAGTTTTAAACTTGTTAAATTACAATTAGGTACTGATAAATTTGAAACAAATACCCACAACCAAAATTTACATAAAATGGAAAGTTAGTTCCATATGACCTTAAACTGAATAATTTATAAACGTATGAAAAAGCCACTATTTGCAATTATTTTACCATTAGTACTCTTTTCGTGCCAGAATCAAACTAAAGATAGTGATAGCCAAATATTCTATAAGTCAATTGATTCTTTATTACAAAAGTCAATATCCGATTGGAACGTTCCCGGGCTTGCAGTCGGGATAATAGCAGACGATACAATATTTCTCTCAAAAGGCTACGGCGTTATACACGTTGACAAACCGTTAGATGTTACAGACACTACGCTGTTTGGAATAGCATCTTTAACAAAAGCATTTACAGCAACTGGTATAGGTATAGCACAAAAACAGGGATTATTGTCTATCTACGACCCAATAAAAAAGCATCTTAAACAATTTGAAACAGCAAATGATACAGTGACAAAAACAATAACGTTTTATGATGTACTGTCGCACCAAACTGGGTTTTCAACATTTAGTGGAGATTTATCATGGTATGGGAGTAATAAAAGCAAGGCGGAGGTCATTGAGTTAATAAAATATGTTCCTATTAAAAACTCACCACAGTCGGAATATGGCTACAGCAATATTATGTATTTAGTTGCAGGAGTGGCTTTAGAGGAGGCTGTAAATCAGAAATATGAAGATTATATTAATGCTAATTTACTGTCGCCATTAAAAATGGGATACACAACTTTTAACTACTCTGAAGTCATAAAGTTAGAAAATATCGCCAACCCTCATATTATCGTCGATAAAGAAAACAAACCGATTAATTATATTGATTGGACAAATATTTCGCCCGCGGGTGGACTCTTTTCGAATATCAAAGATCTAACAAAGTGGGCAAAATTTCAGTGGAACTTTGATTCTACAATAGTTGACAGAGAGTTTATTAATATTCAGCAATCAGTTATTACTAGCCAGAAACTTAATATGTTAGATAACATTGCTCCAGATATCATAAAAAACAAAGGATATGGATTAGGCTGGGATGTGTTAGATTTTAATAATTATAAAGTAATAATGCATAATGGTGGGTTAGATGGAATGACTTCTCAAATTGTTATTATTCCTGAAAAGAAAACCGCCTTTATTCTTTTGGCAAATACCAGTACACCGTTGCCTATAGTGTTATCTTATGAATTGCTATATCAATTTCTTGTTGATATTAATTCGCCGTATTACAAAATTGTATTGGAAAAGTACAATAGTTTCAAGGGTTTTGAAATAGAGCAAGACACAACTTTAAGCCCACAAAAGCCAGATTTAGAAACGTTAAAAGGGAAGTATATAGACAAATTAATGGGTGAGGTTGTTATTTATGAAAATACTGAAAGTCAGACAATTGAAATTCAGTTTGTTAGCGCACCCCATTTTGATGGTGTTATTAATGTGTCAGATGATGGAGATGTAAAGATTATTTGGCAAAATATTATTTCTTTACCCGATGGACTTATTTTAATAAACAGGAGTGAAAATGGGGTAGTAACAAGTTTTAATATAAAATGCCCCAACCCCGATTTCCATTTCGAGGAGATCAATTTTGTTAAAATAAATTAGTGGTTATAATAAATCAGTTTTTTATTTTCACTTCCACGGGTTGAAATATCTGTATTACTGGTAATAAAACAAAAGCAGTGTTTAGGTTTAATAATTTATAGGTGTAATCCTCATTGTGAATTATATCATAGAACTTCAGTAACAATTATAGATAACATTAAAAAAATATCATGAAAATATTAAGAACATTAATTTGTGCAATCTTATTTGCCTCAATCCATTTTTGTTTAAGCGGACAAAATGTCGATTCTCTAATGAATGCAGGTTTAAAACTGCAGCAAAAGTATAAATTTCAAGAAGCTATTGCTGTATATCAGAAAGTTTTAGACATACGTCCAAACGATCCAAACGGAATGTATCAAAAGGCACTTTGTCACATGCGAAATAGTGAACCGCAAGAGGCGCTTTCAATTTTTTTAAGGTTAACTGGCGTAAGACCTGATTTTGTCGGGGGATTTTATGGAGCGGCTACAGCATATTCGTCATTAGAAAATTATCCTAAAACCATAGAGTACATTGAAAAAGCAATGGAGTTTGAACCAAAAAACCATGAGTATTATATGGTTAGAGGTCAGGCATATGCGAATATGGGCGATAATAAAAGGGCATGTAAAGATTTTAAAACGGCAAAAAAACTGGGGAATCGTCATGCTAAATTCTCGATGCAAAAATATTGCAAATAGAATATAAGGCGCAAGGTGAAAGGTAAAAGTAAGTAAATTGTCCTACGGACAATTTACTCTTGTACCTTGCCACTTGTACCTTTTACCTCGTAAAGTGTTAGTTTTTCTTTTCAACATTTATAAATCCCCCGAAAAGATTTTTATTTGCATTAATCTTCTCTTCGCTACCATAAACGCAGATGTTGTTTTGTTTCAAAACATCTTCAATCATTTTACTAAAAGAACGAATATTTTCATCTGTTGTTGACAGAATAGCATCGCGGTCTGCTTGTCGTTCAGCTGCAGTAGCATTAGTAAAATAACGATTAAATGCAGTGTTTGCTTTCGATGAGGCTGTTTCCGGATAGTCATAATTAGAGATTGTTCCGATTATATATCCCAACATTTTAGCCTCGTTAGCTTCAAATGATTCAACATATTTAACAGCTCCTGCGTAGTTATCAAGTGTCTCTTTTAAGTTTGGATCGCGATACGAAGCGAAATAGAAATTACCATCACTCGAAATACCTGAAAATCCACCATAAGCACCACCAATTACACGAACAGTGTTTTGTAAATATTCTCCTGAAAGGATACTGCTAAGGACGCTCATTCTTGCGTCCCAATCATAACCTAACTTTTTGTAATTATAGCTTTGAACAACGTACTGAACTTTTGACGAGCTTATTAAAGCTTCATTTTTCTTAGTCAAATCAAAATTCCAATCAACAATAGTACTCTCTTTTTCCGGTAGATTAGCAGCAAAATTAGTAAACGCTTTTTCTAAGTTGCTGTAATCAGCTTTATCACATGAACTTGCTAATATCAAATTGTTGCGAGTGAAAAGCAGATCAGCAGTTTTCTTAAGATTATCAACAATCATGTCAGAATTGGTATCGAAATTTGTAACCAATTTTGCTAAAAACCAGTAGTATTCAAGACCTCTTGTTAATTCGCTGAACATTCCACTATTTGAAAAATACGAGTTTGAACGAGTCATTGCATATCCCAAACCGTTTCTTTTAACGTTAGATTCAGTTTGTGCTAAATTTCTTGTAAGAATAGTTTTTAGTCTATCCTTATCGGCCAAATTTGTTTTGTAAAGTACTTCGTTGCCAAGTTCAAACATTTTATCAATTTTTGAAGGAACGGCTTTTGACTCTAATACAAATTTAGGAAGCAGCTTGTTATCATCGCGATCTTGTTTGTAAGTAGTGATATATGTTTGAACACCACCGGTATTTTTATTAATCTCTTTTTCCAAGTCGCCAAATGAATAGTTCTCAGTACCCATTAAACCTAATATGTCGCCAAGCAGTTGAGCATAAGGGATTAACTCGTTTGGAATGACTCTCAAATCGTACATTAATTTTACATAAACAATACCATTTGTGAAGTTTTCGAAGTGTACAACTTTTATGTCTGCTATGTTTCTTTCTTCTGCTTCGTACCAGTCAGCCTTTGGATTCAAATCTTCACGACCTAATTTAGGTAGCACAGCCAACTCTTCTTCTGTGTTCTCCTTTTGTTGATATGCGATTAGATCTTTAGTATCAGCAATCAACTTTTCAATTTCTTCTTCAGATAGCGAAGCTTTATATTCAGCTAATTTTTTAGTGGTTTGCTCGTTAATCTCTCTTTCCATACCAGGTTTTGGAACCATTACCATCATCAAACCAAAATTATTATTTATAATAGCTTCATTTAGAACTTGTTCCAGATAGTTTTCCTCAATAGCTTTTTTAGTATCAGCAAGTTGTTTTTCCCATTGTAAACCGGCATATGGGTCTTTGGTAAACATCCAGTTTTGGTAGCTTTGAAGCATTGCAGACAATCCTTTTTGTGCATCATCTCCCTCGCGTAAGTGGAACTCGATTCGGTTTACAAATGCCTCAACTGAACTGCGGTCAATACCTTGTTCTGCAACCTCTTTCATTTTGTTTAATATGATCTCTTTTGCTTTGTCAGCATCTTCAGGGTTAGCATTTTGAATAGTGATATTGAATCCATTTTGCTGGTTCATACCTGCATATGAATACATATTTTGACCTATCCCGGCTTCTTGAAGAGCTAAGCGAACCGGACCAGCTTCTTGATTTACAAGTACATCAGACAAAATACTCAATGCCCAGCTTAATTTTTGGTCGGTACCTAAACCATATACCCAGTTTAATGATATAAAGGTTTGGTTTTCTGTTGGAACTCCTTCTAATGATGCGTAAGGAGCTTCAACTTTTTTAAATTCTGTAAAAGGCTCCTGAAGTTTGATTTCATTGTCAACTTCTATTTTGTCGAAATAAGAAAGATACTGTTTATCAATAAGTTCCAACTCTTTTTTCATATCTGCATTACCATATACAAAGATACAGCTATTTGAAGGGTGGTAATTTTTTTCGTAATAAGCAATAAAATCTTCGTAAGTAAGCTCAGGAATTGCCTGTGGGTATCCTCCCGATGATTTACCGTAACCATTGTCTGGGAACAGGTTTTTACCTATTTGGTAGCTCATTTCTCTTTGAGGGCTAGAATAAGCACCTTTCATTTCGTTGTAAACAACACCTTTTATAACAATCGGGCTATCTTTATCTTCTAATTCATAGTGCCAACCCTCTTGCATAAAAATTCTGGGTTCCGTTTTAATTAGTGGGAAAAAGACAGCATCTAAATAAACCGTCATTAGGTTGAAATAGTCTTTTTCGTTCATACTTGCAACGGGGTAGAAAGTCCAGTCTGACGATGTAAACGCATTAAGGAATGTGTTTAGCGATGTTTTTCCCATTTCAGTAAAAGGACTTTTTACAGGAAAGTTTTTCGAACCGTTCAAAACAGAATGTTCTAAAATGTGAGATGTGCCACAATCAGAATTAGGCTCGGTTCTAAAACCTACACCAAAAGTTTTATTTGCGTCGGCAACATCAAATTTTACAACATGCGCACCACTTTTTATGTGCTCGAAGTAATAGACATCTGCGTTAACCTCTTTTACAAACTTCTTAGAGATAAGTTTGTAACCGGGAATGTTTACTTGTTTGTTGCAGGAATAAAATGTAAATCCTGCAACTACGGCTATTGCAAGAAGACTTGCAAAGCGAAAGAATCCTTTTTTTGTCATCATTTTTATATTACGTTTTGAATTAAATATTTATTATAAAATAGTTTCTATTATTTTACCTTTAAAAAATCATGCAAGATACTTACTTTTTTGCACAAAAAAACCTGCCTAAGCACTTTTTTTCAAGATTGGTCATTAATATTTTTAGCGCACTTTTAAGATATTGTCAACAGTACAAAACAGTTGTACAATAATCAATTAAAAGTACCTATCTTTGTACGCACTAAAGAAAGATACGTAATATGTGCACGTGTTTGACCTTAATCAGTACATTAGTAAACAAACAAAATTAAAATAGTACAAAAATGAAGTTATATTCAATAGATACAGAGTGCTTTATGATTGACGGAGGAGCAATGTTTGGCGTTGTTCCCAAAGCCATTTGGAAAAAACGTTATCCGTGCGACGAAAACAACTTGTGTAATAATGCAATAAGAAATCTTTTGGTTGTTAGCGACGAGAGACGGATTTTAATAGATACAGGTATCGGAACCAGAATGCCTGAAAGTTTTCTTAAATATCAATATATTAACGGTAATGACACTTTATTAGGTAGCCTGAAAAAACATGGATATGCCCCTGAAGATATTACTGATTTGATTTTCACTCATTTACATTGGGATCACAGTGGTGGTGCATTAATTGACGATAAAGACGGAAATCCCAAACCACAATTTCCAAATGCAAAAATGTGGGTTTCGCGTCAACAGTGGGAGTGGGCAAACAATTCAAATTTAAGGGAAGAAGCTGCATACCCTGAACACTTGATAAAACCGCTAAATACGTTCGGGAAGCTTAATTTTATTGATGAAGATACTGAGCTTTATCCGGGTATTGAATTACGTTTACATAACGGACATACCAAAGGCTTACTTATCCCCGTTATTAAAGCCAACAAAACGACTGTTGTCTATGCAGGAGATTTGATTCCTTCAACAGCAAATATTCCACCGATATATCTTTCAGCGTACGATATTTACCCGATGGATGCCATTGACGAAAAAGTAAAGATTCTAAAGGAGATTACAGAGAATAACTATGTTGTTATATTTCAGCATGATATTAATGTGGAAGCGGCTACTATTGAAGAGACCCTCAAAGGATATAAGGTCAAAGAGACTTTGAAAATTGAGGATGTAAACTAACTTATTAGGAATTACCGTGTCAAAAATTCAGATAAATAATAGGCGAGCATCATTTGAGTATGAGTTTATTGAAACTTTTATTGCCGGCTTGGTGTTAAAAGGAACTGAGATTAAGTCAATTCGGCAGGGTAAAGCAAATTTAACCGACTCGTACTGTGTTTTCCATAACGGCGAACTTTACGCCAAAGGGGTTCATATTGCTGAGTATGAAAAGGCTGCGCACTTTAATCATGATCCGCGTTCCGAGCGTAAGCTTCTGTTGAACAGAAAAGAGCTTAAAAGGCTTGAACGCAGAGTAAAAGAGCGCGGTTTCACAATTGTACCTGTCTCCCTATTTATCAATGAACATGGCTGGGCAAAGCTAAAAATAGCGCTTGCCAGAGGTAAAAAAGTTTACGATAAACGCGAGTCAATTAAAGAGAGAGATATGAAACGCGATAATGAGCGTTTTAGAAGAGAGTTAAGAGGTTAAGAACAAGTTACTAAATAAAATATAATCAAATAAATACAACTAAAAACAGGAGAATATTATAAATGAAAAAATATACTTTAATAATCAGCTTTTTGATTGCAATTTTCAGCTTGTCGTTCAACACGGTTTTAGCACAAAACGATACGGTTTATGTAATGAAAAATGGTAGTGTAATATGGAAATACAAAGTTGCCGAAATTGACAGCGTTATTTTTTATCAACCAGTAGTGGTAGGGGATAATGATTCTACAGGAACCTTTATAGATTCTCGAGACAATACGATATATAGATGGTTGAAAATAGGTAATCAAGTATGGATGGCGGAAAATTTAAAATATTTACCAAGCGTAGTTACTCCCGGAACAGGCTCAAGAACAGTACCATATTATTATGTTTACGGTTATGATGGTACTAATGTTACTGCAGCTAAAGCAACAACAAATTATGCAACTTACGGTGTACTTTACAATTGGACTGCAGCAATGAACGGTGCAGAAAGCAGTAATTCTAACCCCAGTGCTGTTCAAGGTGTATGCCCTTCTGGCTGGCATTTGCCAAGCGATGTTGAGTGGAAGCAGCTTGAAATGAGCGTTGGTATGACAGAGGATCAGGCAAATTCTTCTGGTTGGCGCGGTACTAATGAAGGAGGAAAACTTAAAG encodes:
- the smpB gene encoding SsrA-binding protein SmpB, whose product is MTVSKIQINNRRASFEYEFIETFIAGLVLKGTEIKSIRQGKANLTDSYCVFHNGELYAKGVHIAEYEKAAHFNHDPRSERKLLLNRKELKRLERRVKERGFTIVPVSLFINEHGWAKLKIALARGKKVYDKRESIKERDMKRDNERFRRELRG
- a CDS encoding serine hydrolase — encoded protein: MKKPLFAIILPLVLFSCQNQTKDSDSQIFYKSIDSLLQKSISDWNVPGLAVGIIADDTIFLSKGYGVIHVDKPLDVTDTTLFGIASLTKAFTATGIGIAQKQGLLSIYDPIKKHLKQFETANDTVTKTITFYDVLSHQTGFSTFSGDLSWYGSNKSKAEVIELIKYVPIKNSPQSEYGYSNIMYLVAGVALEEAVNQKYEDYINANLLSPLKMGYTTFNYSEVIKLENIANPHIIVDKENKPINYIDWTNISPAGGLFSNIKDLTKWAKFQWNFDSTIVDREFINIQQSVITSQKLNMLDNIAPDIIKNKGYGLGWDVLDFNNYKVIMHNGGLDGMTSQIVIIPEKKTAFILLANTSTPLPIVLSYELLYQFLVDINSPYYKIVLEKYNSFKGFEIEQDTTLSPQKPDLETLKGKYIDKLMGEVVIYENTESQTIEIQFVSAPHFDGVINVSDDGDVKIIWQNIISLPDGLILINRSENGVVTSFNIKCPNPDFHFEEINFVKIN
- a CDS encoding peptidase; this encodes MMTKKGFFRFASLLAIAVVAGFTFYSCNKQVNIPGYKLISKKFVKEVNADVYYFEHIKSGAHVVKFDVADANKTFGVGFRTEPNSDCGTSHILEHSVLNGSKNFPVKSPFTEMGKTSLNTFLNAFTSSDWTFYPVASMNEKDYFNLMTVYLDAVFFPLIKTEPRIFMQEGWHYELEDKDSPIVIKGVVYNEMKGAYSSPQREMSYQIGKNLFPDNGYGKSSGGYPQAIPELTYEDFIAYYEKNYHPSNSCIFVYGNADMKKELELIDKQYLSYFDKIEVDNEIKLQEPFTEFKKVEAPYASLEGVPTENQTFISLNWVYGLGTDQKLSWALSILSDVLVNQEAGPVRLALQEAGIGQNMYSYAGMNQQNGFNITIQNANPEDADKAKEIILNKMKEVAEQGIDRSSVEAFVNRIEFHLREGDDAQKGLSAMLQSYQNWMFTKDPYAGLQWEKQLADTKKAIEENYLEQVLNEAIINNNFGLMMVMVPKPGMEREINEQTTKKLAEYKASLSEEEIEKLIADTKDLIAYQQKENTEEELAVLPKLGREDLNPKADWYEAEERNIADIKVVHFENFTNGIVYVKLMYDLRVIPNELIPYAQLLGDILGLMGTENYSFGDLEKEINKNTGGVQTYITTYKQDRDDNKLLPKFVLESKAVPSKIDKMFELGNEVLYKTNLADKDRLKTILTRNLAQTESNVKRNGLGYAMTRSNSYFSNSGMFSELTRGLEYYWFLAKLVTNFDTNSDMIVDNLKKTADLLFTRNNLILASSCDKADYSNLEKAFTNFAANLPEKESTIVDWNFDLTKKNEALISSSKVQYVVQSYNYKKLGYDWDARMSVLSSILSGEYLQNTVRVIGGAYGGFSGISSDGNFYFASYRDPNLKETLDNYAGAVKYVESFEANEAKMLGYIIGTISNYDYPETASSKANTAFNRYFTNATAAERQADRDAILSTTDENIRSFSKMIEDVLKQNNICVYGSEEKINANKNLFGGFINVEKKN
- a CDS encoding MBL fold metallo-hydrolase, which produces MKLYSIDTECFMIDGGAMFGVVPKAIWKKRYPCDENNLCNNAIRNLLVVSDERRILIDTGIGTRMPESFLKYQYINGNDTLLGSLKKHGYAPEDITDLIFTHLHWDHSGGALIDDKDGNPKPQFPNAKMWVSRQQWEWANNSNLREEAAYPEHLIKPLNTFGKLNFIDEDTELYPGIELRLHNGHTKGLLIPVIKANKTTVVYAGDLIPSTANIPPIYLSAYDIYPMDAIDEKVKILKEITENNYVVIFQHDINVEAATIEETLKGYKVKETLKIEDVN
- a CDS encoding OmpA family protein translates to MALKPRYLLLLLFFISIRLYSVSQEVITRSWRAGQAFKQAKEHYNLRVYNLAIESLQEAIYRDPEFIDAHFLLAQIYYEIDSANLLVEQLNRALSIDPEYFPPAYINRAEGYIRLGKYDESLEDIIFFEKKYGVEYERFKPYVDLIKSKAEFAVEALKNPVSIDLKSLPSNINTYRDEYWPSFTVDNKQFFYTLKVEMGYNRFNEEIWTCDLTDGIYNDPKPVGYPVNTEFNEGASFVSPDGRYILFTGCNRNDGFGSCDIYMTVLNDGEWLKPKNLGPVVNSRHWESRPVISSDGTQLYFASNRPGGFGKSDIYRCDLKGYDKDGFPVWGKPVNLGPNINTEGDEMSPFIHPDNVTLYFSSNYYPGMGRFDLYKSEFVEGKWTKPVNLGYPINTHGDEIGIFVQADGKTAFIDKEVGDRRQQDIFYFELPEPAQAGMVTYVKGKVIDKETKKALSAVIDMNDFDLPDSILTVTSNSNGEFLIALVAGKKYGLTVDRESYMFYSGHFVVEKKDIEAYEILVELEPIKIGSKTILNNVFYKTDSYELSPVSKTELNKVVRLLKQNPTVKVEISGHTDNVGTEVYNQKLSENRAKSVYQYISEAGISEDRLSFKGYGQKRNIASNADEHGRAKNRRTEIEIVEK